The Pseudodesulfovibrio cashew genomic sequence TGAAGGCCGTCCCAAGGGACTTGATGGTCTTTATGCCCTGGTGATCTCGGAACAGGTCGTAGAATTCCCAGAGGGTAAAGGCGCAGAACAGGGCCAGAACGGTAAAGAGGACCCATCCCTGAAAGAGCATGGCCAGGAAGACGAAGGCGGCAAGGACCACTCCGGTGATGAGCCGTTTTTGGTGTGAGGCGATATCCATATATGATTTTCAGCGGTTACTTTGTGTTGACGCTCATGGAGCAAGTACCCACTGTGTACGCTTTTTTACCCCGGTGGGCAATACGGCCGAAGAGAAATCCTTAGCCTTCGGCCAGTTGGTCTCCGGTCTTGCCGAACCGCCGCTGCCGCTCGCCCAGGGAGGCTATGGCCTTTTCCAATTCCTCGGGGGAAAAGTCCGGCCAGAAGATGTCCGTGAAGTAGAACTCCGAGTAGGCGCATTGGAACAGCAGGTAGTTGGAGAGCCGCAGTTCACCCGAGGTGCGGATGATCAGGTCAGGGTCGGGCTGGCCCGTGGTCCAGAGTTCGGCGGCGAAGGCCTCCTCGGTGATCTCCTCCGGCTTGGCGCCCCTGGCGACGAGGGCCTTGGCCGCGCGCAGGATTTCGTCCCGGCCCGAGTAGTTCAGGGCCAGGTTCAGGGTCATGTCGGTGCAGTCCTTGGTCTGGCGCATAACGTGCTTGAGCACCTGCCGGACCGCCAGTGGCATGCCGTCGATGTCCCCCAGGATCTTGAGGCGTATACCCTGTTCCTTGAGAGACTTCTCTTCCCGCTTGAGAAAGGAAGTCAGCAACTCGAAGAGGACCTTGATCTCGGTCTTGGGTCGTGACCAGTTTTCCTTGGAGAAGGTGTACAGGGTCAGGTGTCTGACGCCCAGTTCTCGGCAGCGGGTGACGACGGCGCGGGCCGTCTCGGTTCCTGCCTTATGGCCTTCGGTCCGAGGCAACCCGCGCTGTTTCGCCCACCGTCCATTGCCGTCCATGATGATGGCGATATGGGCGGGAATATTCATTGTATCCAAGCGTGTACCCTTAGATTTCAAGGATTTCTTTTTCCTTGGCGGCCACGACGGAGTCGCTCTGCTTGACGAAATCGTCGGTCAGCTTCTGCACGTCGGCTTCACCCTTCTTGCGTTCGTCTTCACTGATCTCCTTGTCCTTCTCCATGGCCTTCAGGGAGTCGTTGAGGTCGCGACGGACGTTGCGGATGGCGATCTTGCATTCTTCGGTGTACTTCTTGGCCACCTTGACCAGCTCTTTGCGGCGTTCCTCGGTCAGGGGCGGAATGGCGATGCGGATGATCTTTCCATCATTGACCGGGTTCAGGCCGAGGTCGGAGGCGATGATGGCCTTTTCCACTCCGGCGAACGCGCCCTTGTCCCATGGCTGGATGGTGATGGTCTTGGCATCGGGTACTGAGACCGAGGAGAGCTGGCTGATGGGAGTGGGCGTGCCGTAGTAGTCGACCACGATATTATCTACCAGGGCGGTGGTGGCGCGTCCTGTGCGCAGCTTGCCGAATTCCTTTTCAAGGGACGCGATGGCGCCCTGCATGCGTTTTTTCCCGTCAGCGAGTAGCGATTGCATATTAGTCTCCTCCTTGAACAGTCGTTCCTATGGGTTCTCCGTTGGCTGCCTTCCGAATGTTGCCTTCCTCATAGAGGTTGAACACGATGATCGGCAGGTCGTTGTCACGTGCCATGGAAATGGCGGTAGAGTCCATAACCCCGAGGCGCTTTTCCAGGGTTTCCATGTAGGAAACCGTGTCGTATTTCACTGCGTCGTCGAATTTGGCGGGATCCTTGTCGTACACGCCGTCCACCTTGGTGGCCTTGAAGATGGCGTCGCACTTGAGTTCAAGGGCGCGCAAGGCCGCGGCGGAATCGGTGGTGAAGTAGGGATTGCCGGTGCCTGCGGCGCAGATGACCACGCGTCCCTTGTCCATGTGGCGCAGCGCGCGGCGGCGGATATACGGCTCGGCCACGTCCGCCATGGAGAGGGCGGTCATGACGCGGGTGTCGCATCCGTTCTTTTCCAGCGCGTCCTGCACGGCCAAGGCGTTCATTACGGTCGCCAGCATGCCCATGTAGTCGCCCTGCGCCCGGTCCATGCCCTTGGCGCTGGCGGCCATGCCGCGGAAGATGTTTCCGCCGCCGATGACCAGGGCCAGTTGCAGCCCGGTGGCTGCGACGTCCGCGATCTCCTTGGCGAATTGACCGATGGCCTCCGGCTCAATGCCGAAGCCCTGCCCACCGGCGAGTGCTTCGCCGCTGAGCTTGAGTAACACCCGGTTGTACCGTGCTTTGCTCATTCTCACCTCGTGTGTTTCTTGAATGGATATGAACTCGCCCACAGGCGATACCATGTTTCAGGCTGCCGATAAAGAGGTGATTGCGGCATCCGGAGTGTGTCCGGTTCGTTGCTCGCAGCTCTTTTCCGACAGCCTGAAGTGTCTTCGATTCAGGGAGCGCGGTGCGCTCCGCTCTCATGCCTCGGCCAGGGGGAGGAATCTTGTCCCGGTTCTTTCCCGCTCGCTTCGGCCGGTCTCAAAAAAAACGGGCCGTGCGGCCCGTTTTCTTGATTTTGCTAGTCTTCGCCAGCTTCTTCCTTCTGCCCTTCGCCTAGGGCGAGTCGGACGAAGCTTGCGACGGTCGCGCCGCCGAGGATGTCCTTGACGGCTTTCTTGTCTTCCTTGATGTAGGCCTGGTTGAGCAGGCACACTTCGGAGTAGTATTTGTTGAGGCGACCCATGACGATCTTCTCAGCGATATTCTCGGGCTTGCCTTCGTCCATGGCCTGCTTCAGGTACAGGGCCTTTTCCTTCTCCAGCACGTCTGCGGGCAGCTCGTCGGAGGAGATGCAGGACGGGTTCATGGCGGCCACGTGCATGGCGATATCCTTGGCCAGGGTCTCATCTCCGCCACCGGTCAGTTCGACGATGACGCCGAGCTTGTTGTTGGTGTGGATGTAGAGGCCGAGCACGCCGTCGGTGGAAACCTTGGCGAAGCGACCGACACCCATGTTCTCGCCGAGCTTGGCGATGAGGTCGGTGACGTCGGCGACTTCCTGGGGCAGGTCCTCGGCGGCACCGGAGGTTACATCCAGGCCGGCGATCTTTTCGGACAGGGCATCGGCGAAGGCCTTGAAGTCGTCACCCTTGGCAACGAAGTCGGTCTCGCAGAGCAGTTCGGAGATAACGGCGATCTTGCCGTCCTCGGAAACGTACGGGGTGACCAGGCCTTCGGAAGTGGCGCGGCCGGCCTTCTTGGCGGCTTTGGACAGTCCCTTCTCGCGAAGGTACATGACTGCCTTTTCCTCGTCGCCACCGGATTCGACCAGGGCTTTCTTGCAGTCCATCATGCCTGCGCCGGTTTTCTCGCGCAGGGCCTTAACCTGAGATGCGGTGATAGCCATTATTAATTCTCCTCAGTGGGGGCTTCAGCAGGAGCCTCGGCCTTTTCTTCGGTTTTCTGGGCTTCGGCCTTGGCGGCGTAGTCCTTCTGCATGGCGGCACCTTCGAGGCAGGCGTCGGCCATGTGAGTGGCGAACAGCTTGATGGCGCGGATGGCGTCATCGTTGCCGGGGATGATGTAGTCAACCATGTCGGGGTCGCAGTTGGAGTCAACGACGGCGACAACCGGGATACCGAGCTTGCGGCATTCCTGGATGGCGATGTGCTCGCGTTTGGGATCGATGACGAAAGCGGCCTTGGGGGCGTCGGACATATCCTTGATACCGCCCAGGGCGAGGTTGAGCTTCTTGACCTCGCGGTTCATGCCCACGGCTTCCTTCTTGGTGTAGCGGGAGATGGAACCGTCCTCGAACATCTGCTCGAGGTGCTTCAGGCGGTCGATGGAGCGCTTGATGGTCTGGAAGTTGGTCAGGGTGCCGCCCATCCAGCGGTGGGTGACGTAGAACATGCCGGCACGCTGGGCTTCCTGGGAAACGGCTTCCTGCGCCTGGCGCTTGGTGCCGATGAACAGGACTTTGCCGCCCTTGGCGACGGTGTTGACGATGAAATCGTGGGCGGTAGCAAACATCTTGACGGTCTGCTGCAGGTCCATGATGTGGATGCCGTTGCGGGCGCCGAAGATGTAGGGGCGCATTTTGGGGTTCCAACGGCGGGTTTGGTGACCGAAGTGAACGCCGGTCTCCAACATCTGCTTCATAGTAACGTAAGCCATGATGATCTCCTGGGTTTTTCGTCCATCCCGCAGTCCACGAAGGAGCCCGTGCCATCACGGGCCACCCGGAGTTATGGGCGGGATGTGTGAATTTGAAGTCGCGGGGTACTTAGCCCATAATTATATGGATGGCAACCCCTGACGGGTGGGTTTTTTCCGACTGTCACTTTCCAGACTTTCTCATGAGTCTTTCAACCTTTTCCCGCTGCGCCGCGAGCCAGGCCTGGAACTTCATGTCGTTGCCGTGCACCTGGCCGATCCGTGCGGCGTCCAGCTGCCGCTTGAAACCGCCTCCCGTGTTCTGGTGGTGGACGCATTTGACCAGGCCGCAGTATCGCACCTCGCCACCCTGGAGCCTGAGTCGGATGTCGTGGGCCGTGTCGTCGACCTGGGAAGGGGAGTAGCGGACGTCGAATTGCGGGCCGTCGGGCAGGTGGGCCATACGTAGCAGGTGACAGCAGCCCATGACCGCGTCGGTTTCGCGGACGAAGTCATAGTGCCCCGCGTCGAACTGACCCACCTGACAGGGGTCGGTCAGTTTGATGATTTCCGGCTCGGCCACGGCAAACGATCTATAGATGTATTGGATCATGCGTGGCTCAGACCCGAATACGACCTTCGCGCCCACGGCAGAGGTGTCGGGATATCTTCTCATGACCGTAAGGAAATGGGCCAGCCAGTCGGCGGGCAGTTCCACGTCGTCGTCCAGGTAGGCGAGAAAATCGCAGGCGCGGACTTCGGGCAGTGCGCCGAGCCAGTTGCGCGCGGCGGGCGCGCCGATATTCACTGGCAGCGTAATGATGTCGTAGTCGTTGTCCGGGAACAGAACGCGAGCGGCCTCGGCCACCTCGGCGCTGTGATCGGTGCAGCCGTTAAGCAGCACTCGGACGATGGCGGGGCCGAGGTCGGTTTCGGCCAGTCCGGCCAGAGTCCGTTCCAAGTCTTCGGCCTTGTTCCAGGAGTAGAGGCAGACGGCCACCTTGCTTTGGTGGACCAGTGCGTTGTCCGCGCGGCTCGGTTGTTCCAGTTCGGCCATGCGCAAACGGACGGGTGTCTGGTGCGGATCGAGCCGCAGGGACTCCCGGTAGCAGGCCATAGCCTGTTCGGTTTCCCCGCACTTCACGAAACATTCCGCAGCGAGGTTGAGCTGGACTTCAGACAGGGGCATGGCGGCCACCTCTGACCAGATCGGCATGGCGCGTTCCGCATCGCCCAGGCCCGCGTAGTGCAGGAAGAGACGTTGGGTCCATTCCTGTCGGAAAAACTTGGGTGGTGTAAAAGATCCCAGCCATTCCGGCTGGTTGACGCCTTGGTAGAACTCCAGTTGGAGCAGCTGGGAGGCGGCGAGGACGTGGGCGGGCATCCGATCCAGTGTTTCGGTGAGCAGCGTCCGCTTGCGGCGCATGACGCCGGGATCGCTCATGACACCACGCAGGTCCATGAGTTGCGGTTCCAGGGTGAAGTAGCGCATCCGTTCGAGCCGGGCGTCCAAGGCCGGGTCGCCGGTCAACTTGTGGACCAGCTCCAGCCCTTGCGGGTGGAAGGGGCCGAGATCGCGGAGTTTGCGCGCCAGCAGGGTGACCCACTCCCTGGTCCGGGGATGCGCTGCCGCGTCCCTGTCCCGCAGGATGCGTGAGAGAAAGACCAGGCATGCCTCCAGGTCCGGCAGCAGGTTATCGCAATAAACCTCAAGCGCCGTAAAGACGCTGTCGAGACCGATCAGCTCCAGCTCCCCGAACCGCTCCGTGGCCCGATACGTCCCGTCCGTCATGCTCCTCCCAATGGTTTTCCCCGCTATACCGGAATCTCCAATGAAATGCATTCCCTCAAAGCCAACACGCACAGGCTTTCCTTGCCCTCAACGTTCCGCCGAAGGCGCGCCAAAAAGTTTAGGAAAGGAGAGGGGATGGGGGGCCGGGGTAAGGCATTCTCATCTCTCGAAAGCCCGCGCCATGAGGTGGTTGCCGAGTCCGCCGAAATCACTGGGGGTGTAGCCGAACACCTCATTCCAGACCTCGGTGGACTCCATGCAGAAGTAGAGCTGCTTGTCCATGCCGTGGGCGCGCAGCCGGTCGACCATGAAGGAGAACTGTTCCACGCGCAGGGGGCGGAGCAGGCGGGCCTTGCTGTCCAGTCCGGGCACAAATTCATTATATATGTACGTGGTCTCCGGGAAGTTGTCGGCGATGATGGGGGTGAGCTGGGGCATGCAGCGGAAGGAACCGAGGGACATGTAGGCGATCTGCTCGGGCTTCACGTAATCAAAGATGCGGTCGATGATCTCGGCATAGCCCTCGCGCCAGGCCGGATAATGGATGATGGGGTCGAAGTGGAGGCAGACGCGGAATCCGGCCTCGGTGCAGGTGCGGGCCGCTTGGAGGCGTTCGGTCAGGGTGGAGACGTCGAATTCCTCGTGCTCGTTGATGTATGGCGCGTTCAGGGACCAGGCCGGTAGCACCCTGTCGGTGCGTTTGGCGGCCGCCATCCAGGAGAGGTCCACGACTTTGGATTTCAATTCAAGGACCACGTTGTCGTACTCATTGAGAAAGTCGACGAGATCATGGCTGTACCCGGTGAGATGCTCCAGGGCCAGGGAGTCGGTAAATTCGCCTGTGCCGACGCGAAACCGGGTGTTTCGATCCGCGCCAAAGCTGTTGCCCAGCTCGGAAAAGAGGGCGTCCTGATTGGCCCATATCTTGAGGATGCGGTCCTGGAAGTAGGCCTGGAGGATACAGTAGGAGCAGGCCATGGGACAGTTCTCGCCAATGTGGATAATCCGGTAGCCGCAGCAGTGGTATGCGCGGGTGCCGGGGCAGAAGCGGAGGAACTTCCCCTTGTATTCCTTGAGGTAGAGCGCTTGTTCCTCTCCCCGCTCGAATTCTATGCGGTCCTGGTTCTCCGGCACTACGGTCCAGGGGATAGCCTCCTGGGCCGTGCCTGTCAGACGTTCGCGTACGCGTCGGGCCATGGGCGAATCCGTCATGGATTCGTCAACGAAGACATGGGAGATGCGCCGCAGGTGGGAGGGAAGTTGCGGGTTAGTCATCCTGCCCGCCCAGGTTCCAGAGCTTTTCCCATGCCGACTGCCCGGCCATGGCTTGTAGTTGTTCCACTGCGTCGGCGAGCTGGGCTGCATTTTTGACCTGGATGGAGAGTTCGGCCCCGCCTGTCTCGAAGTTGTTGGGCTGGGTGAGCCGCCAGCGTGTTCCGGTGGAAAGTTCTCCGGCGATTTCGACAAAGCGCGCCTGGAGTCGGGACAGCGAAGGGTAGCGGGCGGCCTTGGCCGCGGAGGTCAGCCTGGCGATGGCGTCCTTGGGTGAGAGTCCCTGTTGCAGAATGGCGTCCAGCCCGGCCGTACGCAGAACTTCCGCGAGGGGAGCCTGCTGCATTCGGGCGGTCTCAAAGAGCCAGGTCAGCATGTTGACCGCATTGGAGCGTGACCAGGAGTGGCCGGAGAAAAGCGGCTCCACTGCGTCGCGGTCTTCGGGCGCCATGCGCGAGAGCAGGGTGGCGGTGGCCAGGGGGATCCGTCCGGCGGCGAGGTGTTCCTGCCAGGATTCGGGCAGGTCCAGCCAGGTGATGAACAGCTTGGCATCCTTGGACTTTGCCTTGATACCCAGGCGCGGCAGGATCACAGCGGAGAGTGCCGCGTCGTCCATGAGCGGCCGGAAATAGCGCAACGCGGCCAGGCGCATGCCGTCGTCCTGTGGGCGAGCCATGTTGTCGGTAAGGTAGAGCAGTCCCAGATCGCGTGCATCGGTATCCCTGGCGAGCCGGACGAGCACCGGGGTTCCGGCCGCCCGGAGAACGGCCAGCCGTGCGTACCCGGCCACCAGTTCCAGACCGTGGTCGGTTTCAATGGCCAGTACCGGCGTGGTCTGGCCGAATTCCTCCAAGGATTTCTTTAAGGATTCGTCAACAGTGCCGGACCAGAACAGATAAGGGCCATCCGCTTTGAGTGCGTCGGGCGAGGCCGTGATTATTTCATTGGTGAGATGCAAGTCGGTCTCCTGCCGTGAGCTAAGAAATCTGTGACATTGTATTGTAATTACTTGAATTATTGCTTAAAATGAACGCAAATTAGAATTGATATCCAATAATTTCAGGAGGATGAGACACCAGTTTTATTGCACACCCCCCCTTGACAATTTCGCGTTGCTCTTCCTATAGGACTAAACCTGTCAAAAACCAAGTGCCATTGAACGAGTCGGGTCGCAGGTGTCCCGGATCGGTGGAAAAAACCAATGAATGTACTGGAGTAGAGAATGGCTGACCTGAAAAACCAGAGAACATACGCGCTCGTCGGTCACGGCGGTAGCGGTAAGACTTCTGTTGCGGAAATGCTGCTTTTCAACGCCGGCGTCGTCAACCGTCTCGGCAAGGTTGAAGACGGCAACACCGTCCTCGACTACGAGCCGGAGGAAATCAAGCGCAGGGGCTCCACTCAGCCCGGTTTCGCCGGTTACAAGTGGAAGAAGAACGACCATTTTCTCATCGATGCTCCGGGTGATTCCAATTTTTCCGGTGATCTCTCCTACACCCTGACCGCTGCCGACGGCGCAGTGATGGTCATCGACGCGGTGGACGGCGTCAAGCCACTGACCCGCAAGGTTTGGGCTCAGGTTCAGGCCATGGGCCTTCCCTCCATGATCGTCATCAACAAGATGGATCGCGACCGCGCGGACTTCGATATGGCCTTCAACGGTATTTCCGAGGCCTTGGGTGCGCGCCCGGTCCTCCTGTATTATCCCATCGGCGCCAAGGAAGATTTCAAGGGCGTGGTGGACATGCTGTCCGGCAAGGCCCTCTTGTTCGGCGAGGACGGAGCCGTTTCCGAGGGCGAGATCCCCGGTGATATCGCCGAGGAGGTAGAGACCCTCCGCGAAACCATGATCGAGAACATCGCCGAGAGCGATGAGGATCTCATGGAGAAGTATTTCGAGGACGGCGAACTCTCTCCCGA encodes the following:
- the uppS gene encoding polyprenyl diphosphate synthase; the encoded protein is MNIPAHIAIIMDGNGRWAKQRGLPRTEGHKAGTETARAVVTRCRELGVRHLTLYTFSKENWSRPKTEIKVLFELLTSFLKREEKSLKEQGIRLKILGDIDGMPLAVRQVLKHVMRQTKDCTDMTLNLALNYSGRDEILRAAKALVARGAKPEEITEEAFAAELWTTGQPDPDLIIRTSGELRLSNYLLFQCAYSEFYFTDIFWPDFSPEELEKAIASLGERQRRFGKTGDQLAEG
- the frr gene encoding ribosome recycling factor; this encodes MQSLLADGKKRMQGAIASLEKEFGKLRTGRATTALVDNIVVDYYGTPTPISQLSSVSVPDAKTITIQPWDKGAFAGVEKAIIASDLGLNPVNDGKIIRIAIPPLTEERRKELVKVAKKYTEECKIAIRNVRRDLNDSLKAMEKDKEISEDERKKGEADVQKLTDDFVKQSDSVVAAKEKEILEI
- the pyrH gene encoding UMP kinase — translated: MSKARYNRVLLKLSGEALAGGQGFGIEPEAIGQFAKEIADVAATGLQLALVIGGGNIFRGMAASAKGMDRAQGDYMGMLATVMNALAVQDALEKNGCDTRVMTALSMADVAEPYIRRRALRHMDKGRVVICAAGTGNPYFTTDSAAALRALELKCDAIFKATKVDGVYDKDPAKFDDAVKYDTVSYMETLEKRLGVMDSTAISMARDNDLPIIVFNLYEEGNIRKAANGEPIGTTVQGGD
- the tsf gene encoding translation elongation factor Ts; translated protein: MAITASQVKALREKTGAGMMDCKKALVESGGDEEKAVMYLREKGLSKAAKKAGRATSEGLVTPYVSEDGKIAVISELLCETDFVAKGDDFKAFADALSEKIAGLDVTSGAAEDLPQEVADVTDLIAKLGENMGVGRFAKVSTDGVLGLYIHTNNKLGVIVELTGGGDETLAKDIAMHVAAMNPSCISSDELPADVLEKEKALYLKQAMDEGKPENIAEKIVMGRLNKYYSEVCLLNQAYIKEDKKAVKDILGGATVASFVRLALGEGQKEEAGED
- the rpsB gene encoding 30S ribosomal protein S2 codes for the protein MAYVTMKQMLETGVHFGHQTRRWNPKMRPYIFGARNGIHIMDLQQTVKMFATAHDFIVNTVAKGGKVLFIGTKRQAQEAVSQEAQRAGMFYVTHRWMGGTLTNFQTIKRSIDRLKHLEQMFEDGSISRYTKKEAVGMNREVKKLNLALGGIKDMSDAPKAAFVIDPKREHIAIQECRKLGIPVVAVVDSNCDPDMVDYIIPGNDDAIRAIKLFATHMADACLEGAAMQKDYAAKAEAQKTEEKAEAPAEAPTEEN
- a CDS encoding glycosyltransferase, which produces MTDGTYRATERFGELELIGLDSVFTALEVYCDNLLPDLEACLVFLSRILRDRDAAAHPRTREWVTLLARKLRDLGPFHPQGLELVHKLTGDPALDARLERMRYFTLEPQLMDLRGVMSDPGVMRRKRTLLTETLDRMPAHVLAASQLLQLEFYQGVNQPEWLGSFTPPKFFRQEWTQRLFLHYAGLGDAERAMPIWSEVAAMPLSEVQLNLAAECFVKCGETEQAMACYRESLRLDPHQTPVRLRMAELEQPSRADNALVHQSKVAVCLYSWNKAEDLERTLAGLAETDLGPAIVRVLLNGCTDHSAEVAEAARVLFPDNDYDIITLPVNIGAPAARNWLGALPEVRACDFLAYLDDDVELPADWLAHFLTVMRRYPDTSAVGAKVVFGSEPRMIQYIYRSFAVAEPEIIKLTDPCQVGQFDAGHYDFVRETDAVMGCCHLLRMAHLPDGPQFDVRYSPSQVDDTAHDIRLRLQGGEVRYCGLVKCVHHQNTGGGFKRQLDAARIGQVHGNDMKFQAWLAAQREKVERLMRKSGK
- a CDS encoding SPL family radical SAM protein, which codes for MTNPQLPSHLRRISHVFVDESMTDSPMARRVRERLTGTAQEAIPWTVVPENQDRIEFERGEEQALYLKEYKGKFLRFCPGTRAYHCCGYRIIHIGENCPMACSYCILQAYFQDRILKIWANQDALFSELGNSFGADRNTRFRVGTGEFTDSLALEHLTGYSHDLVDFLNEYDNVVLELKSKVVDLSWMAAAKRTDRVLPAWSLNAPYINEHEEFDVSTLTERLQAARTCTEAGFRVCLHFDPIIHYPAWREGYAEIIDRIFDYVKPEQIAYMSLGSFRCMPQLTPIIADNFPETTYIYNEFVPGLDSKARLLRPLRVEQFSFMVDRLRAHGMDKQLYFCMESTEVWNEVFGYTPSDFGGLGNHLMARAFER
- a CDS encoding ParB/RepB/Spo0J family partition protein; its protein translation is MHLTNEIITASPDALKADGPYLFWSGTVDESLKKSLEEFGQTTPVLAIETDHGLELVAGYARLAVLRAAGTPVLVRLARDTDARDLGLLYLTDNMARPQDDGMRLAALRYFRPLMDDAALSAVILPRLGIKAKSKDAKLFITWLDLPESWQEHLAAGRIPLATATLLSRMAPEDRDAVEPLFSGHSWSRSNAVNMLTWLFETARMQQAPLAEVLRTAGLDAILQQGLSPKDAIARLTSAAKAARYPSLSRLQARFVEIAGELSTGTRWRLTQPNNFETGGAELSIQVKNAAQLADAVEQLQAMAGQSAWEKLWNLGGQDD